A segment of the Streptococcus dysgalactiae subsp. dysgalactiae genome:
TCCAATCAAGTGGTAACCTAAATAAGTCAAATATTTTTCTTTTAAATCAGCTACTTGCTGACTTTGTAACTGGTAGTCTGATAACACATGACAAATGAGAAACAGGGTAAGTGTAGGGGTTTGAGCTAGGTAGTGAGAGACACCATTAATCATCAGCTTCCTCCTTGATTTGTTTGAGACAGTTTAGTGCACTCTGTCGTGTTCTCAGATAAATTTTAACATGACTACTTTTTAGACGTTTTGACAAAGCGCTAGAGCTAAGAGATAATTGCTTTCCTAATCGTTGTTGATCAAAGTATTCTTCATAAATATCCAAATCTAAAAGCGTGTCAAAAATTTCCCATTGACTAGCTCGCCAGTTGGCTTTAATAGCATCTCCAGCTGCTAGTAAACTGTTTAATACATCATCTTGGTTGTGATGACCAGTCCGAAGAGCTAATGTAGTATTACCATAATCATTTTTTTGATGAATATAACGAATAGCCTCACGAGCATGCCAATAAGCAGGTCCATCAGCCCCAATACTAATATCAGGATTGATGTCTGTTAAAATAGAACCTACTCCTACTCCAAATCGAATAGGGATATCCATGTGATGATTAATCAAATCAATCAGATGGAAAATAGGAGTATCCATCTGAAAAAGTCCTTGAAATTCATCTCCCAACGTCAGGGATAACTTAGAAATAATATAAGGAGCAAAGGTTTTGTTGAGGTCGTCTAAATAAGCTGCTAAAGTTTTTTGAACTTTGGAACGATCTGTCAATTGTTTGGACTGGATAATATCTCCAATAAGCGCTATATATGTCATAAGAGTCCCCTTTCTTACAGTCTATTATAAAGGACTAATACAAAAAAGTCCATTATAAAGGAATTTTTAGAATTATTCCTTTATAATGGACGTCAAATCAGTTGTTAGTTAACATGAGTTATCGTCGTCCCAGTTTTGATAATCTCTACTGTAGTATTAAGGGCACCTTCAACTAGTTTTTTTAACAGCATCATCAATATAATAAGCTGCATGAGGCATATAAATAACCTTAGGATGGTTAATCAAAGCTTTAAATAGTGAATCTGTCATTTCTTGACCTTCAAAATTCTTAGGAATATAAGGTCCTTCAAATTCGTAAGTGTCAATACCAGCTCCGCGTTTGCACGATTTGAATTCCTTGACTATCCTCCCGAGTGATTTTGGTTTCCGAAGAAGAAAATTGTGCCATGTATGAACATCAAGGTTACCAAGAGGTGGCCTACTATTGGACCGTTTTAAAATCGCCTCGAGAAAGATATTCAAAAAGGAGTGCCGTATTGAAGTGACCCCAAAAAGTTGGACATTATATTTTAAGTTAAGGTTGGACATGTCAAGAAAAAATAGACCTAAAGTTAAGCTAATTAGTAACTATTTTTTTCAAATTCTACAGGTGAGAGATACCCTAAAGCTGAATGCAGACTTTTAGGGTTATAGTAAGTCTCAATATATTTAAAAATCTCAAGCTGAGCTTGCTCAATAGTTGCGAAATGAGCATCATTGACAAGCTCTCTTTTTAATGTTTTATAAAAGGCTTCCATGAGTGCATTATCGTATGGATTACCTTTTCGACTCATACTGGACTTCCATTTTTTCCGTCTAAGTAGGACCTGAAATCGTGCCCCCGGTATATTGAGACCCCTGATCTGTATGGACGATTACCCCTTCTTTAGGCTTTTCTCTATCATAAGCTTGATTGAAAGCCTCTGTTACCAACTTGTCTTGCTTACGTCGGCCAATTGCCCAACCAACAATCTTTCTACTATAAACGTCTATAAAGACAGATAAATAAAGTATTCTTTCTTGTGTAGGGATATAGGTTAAGTCTCCTAGCCATAATTTATTCTTACCAGTCGCTTGGAAACATTGATTAACAAGATTGGGACGAGTTAATGAAGAACATCGACGGTTATAGTATTTATAGTTATATCGACTTCCTTTAGCATAGAGACCTAACTGATGAAGGAGTCTACCAACACGTTTATGATTGACATGCATGCCACGTCTACAAAGTTCTTGGGTAATTCGTACACTTCCGTAACGCTCTTTATGTTCATAGAAAATGGCTTTAATCATTTCCTTCAAAGCTTCATTCTCAACATGCCTTGAAGATGGACGACGTTTTAAATAAGCATAGAAACCTGAACGGGAAACTTGAAGAGTTTGATAGGCGTGATGAATAGTCAAGCTAACACTATTTT
Coding sequences within it:
- a CDS encoding SatD family protein, with protein sequence MTYIALIGDIIQSKQLTDRSKVQKTLAAYLDDLNKTFAPYIISKLSLTLGDEFQGLFQMDTPIFHLIDLINHHMDIPIRFGVGVGSILTDINPDISIGADGPAYWHAREAIRYIHQKNDYGNTTLALRTGHHNQDDVLNSLLAAGDAIKANWRASQWEIFDTLLDLDIYEEYFDQQRLGKQLSLSSSALSKRLKSSHVKIYLRTRQSALNCLKQIKEEADD